The following proteins are co-located in the Deinococcus aerolatus genome:
- a CDS encoding carboxypeptidase-like regulatory domain-containing protein: protein MSTPVKTFTLSLSALLLAAFGLSATSGPTPHTVSGRVVDERGKPVAGVQIIIAPAMFRGTLFTTTNAQGRYQSTELNPAANPYYVTAYKEVKYHDQRYCLRMAGDPEAYQDAFNAKAGATRNFVWKIRGASDMPSSEYGGDTWGGTLSFERLSTDDAQPVAPDATVEVTLVPDGPLIDGSKGSTITRTTRVSQGLGDIPVGYYRVSAALKNANGTKTPLRVGQTDTEEALGNTTMVLFQGFDTCGHSGTLRQTPIWLLQP from the coding sequence ATGTCAACACCCGTAAAAACGTTCACGCTCAGCCTTTCCGCCCTGCTCCTGGCTGCCTTCGGCCTCTCGGCCACGTCTGGGCCGACGCCCCATACCGTCAGCGGACGCGTGGTCGATGAGCGCGGCAAGCCGGTGGCGGGCGTCCAGATCATCATTGCGCCCGCGATGTTCCGGGGCACGCTGTTCACGACCACGAACGCGCAGGGCCGCTATCAGTCCACCGAACTCAATCCCGCCGCCAATCCGTATTACGTGACGGCCTACAAGGAGGTGAAGTACCACGATCAGCGCTATTGCCTGCGCATGGCCGGAGATCCGGAAGCGTACCAGGACGCCTTCAACGCCAAAGCGGGTGCGACGCGGAACTTCGTTTGGAAAATCCGCGGAGCATCGGACATGCCGTCATCAGAGTACGGGGGCGACACCTGGGGCGGGACCCTGAGCTTCGAACGCCTCTCCACCGACGACGCTCAACCGGTCGCCCCTGACGCCACGGTCGAGGTGACCCTGGTTCCGGACGGACCACTCATCGATGGCAGCAAGGGCTCCACCATCACGCGCACGACCCGGGTGTCGCAGGGGCTGGGTGACATTCCGGTGGGGTACTACAGGGTCTCTGCCGCCCTGAAAAATGCGAACGGGACGAAGACGCCCCTCCGGGTGGGCCAGACCGATACGGAAGAGGCGCTGGGCAACACGACCATGGTGCTCTTTCAAGGATTCGACACCTGCGGTCACAGCGGCACCCTCCGTCAGACCCCCATCTGGCTGCTCCAACCCTGA
- a CDS encoding tetratricopeptide repeat protein, giving the protein MRHPSIFQFLRLGLALLALAAGHPGSALSIEESPVLRSVQDAAVFDDVWVSEALEDARLALGTRPVTFMSLTPQQALANLDRSVDSRAGKAARAALEGMLRGRTPLEASEIAAGAVVQRRPVAALQALLFAHRSEPQRAAHLINIAGLASALGSPNEALALLTAAETLGGKPRAALLNNRGRALILLGRYPDAEVALREAVKLDAWLSEAKRNLALALYAQKKTPEAVRFMRAGQRRTPALAKEAADKPLAPATPAENDEDALSVTQHWAPSPLTFDLSRAIDGRLPALPFPKDVAGLGAYAARMQALRLEYAAQVQSRTARLNALTEQPQGAQGGAAPDAVAAARVAAISHTIEFARSEPTVRALWDRVDRHVSFMDPINEQLGEVLGDSIRREGPEVSACGTDRRCQEAVQERHRLVRCGAAQNAFTQWRAGMRELDSLTAQAFRPTYRLLTGLIGNVSDPTTYQLLMLEMQRRTLISIETDLLVPAQQGADLWTVAEVSAPCGTVPELEDEVEVSLDEPGPCPVRDPYKVTLDFLIAEVSFNCEKVAIQIEGPGVVLADTFGEVEYAFQGKITVFAGVKAGLGVGAFKVGPGAKAGCYVAVNTSGEIVDVGAKASVSVGGTVGSYGLEVEQEYPISFIAE; this is encoded by the coding sequence GTGAGACATCCATCCATATTCCAATTTCTCCGGCTGGGCCTGGCCCTGTTGGCGCTCGCTGCAGGCCATCCCGGCTCGGCCCTGAGCATCGAAGAGTCTCCCGTGCTGCGCAGCGTGCAGGACGCTGCCGTATTCGACGACGTCTGGGTCTCCGAGGCTCTGGAGGACGCGCGGCTGGCCCTGGGCACCCGGCCGGTCACGTTCATGTCCCTGACGCCCCAACAGGCCCTGGCCAACCTGGACCGCTCCGTGGATTCGCGCGCTGGAAAAGCGGCGCGCGCCGCACTCGAAGGGATGCTCAGGGGCCGCACCCCGCTCGAAGCCAGCGAGATTGCTGCCGGCGCCGTGGTGCAGCGGCGTCCGGTCGCGGCCTTGCAGGCCCTGCTGTTCGCCCACCGCAGCGAGCCCCAGCGCGCCGCGCACCTCATCAATATCGCCGGATTGGCCAGTGCACTCGGGTCTCCGAATGAAGCCCTCGCACTCCTGACGGCCGCCGAGACGCTGGGCGGGAAGCCCCGGGCCGCGCTGCTGAACAACCGCGGACGGGCGCTGATTCTTCTGGGCCGATACCCCGATGCCGAGGTGGCGTTGCGGGAAGCGGTCAAGCTCGACGCGTGGCTCTCAGAAGCGAAGCGCAACCTGGCCCTCGCGTTGTACGCGCAGAAGAAGACGCCGGAAGCCGTGCGGTTCATGCGGGCCGGGCAGCGCCGAACGCCCGCCCTGGCGAAGGAAGCGGCAGACAAGCCGCTTGCTCCGGCCACCCCTGCGGAGAATGACGAAGACGCGCTCAGCGTCACCCAACACTGGGCGCCGTCGCCGCTCACGTTCGATCTCTCCCGCGCCATAGACGGCCGGCTTCCCGCCCTTCCGTTTCCCAAGGATGTCGCGGGTCTGGGCGCCTACGCCGCGAGAATGCAGGCCCTCCGCCTCGAGTACGCCGCGCAGGTGCAGAGCCGAACGGCGCGGCTCAACGCCCTGACCGAGCAGCCCCAGGGCGCACAGGGCGGCGCGGCACCTGACGCCGTTGCCGCTGCGCGCGTCGCGGCCATCTCACACACCATCGAGTTCGCCCGTTCCGAACCGACGGTGCGTGCCCTGTGGGACAGGGTGGACCGGCACGTGTCCTTCATGGACCCCATCAACGAGCAGCTGGGAGAGGTTCTCGGGGACTCCATCCGGCGGGAGGGTCCAGAAGTCAGCGCCTGCGGTACGGACCGCCGCTGTCAGGAGGCGGTTCAGGAGCGCCACCGCCTGGTGCGCTGCGGCGCCGCGCAGAACGCGTTCACCCAGTGGCGCGCAGGCATGCGCGAACTCGATAGCCTCACCGCTCAGGCGTTCCGCCCGACCTACCGGCTGCTGACCGGGCTGATCGGGAACGTGAGCGACCCCACGACGTACCAACTGCTCATGCTCGAGATGCAGCGCCGCACCCTGATCAGCATTGAAACGGATCTTCTGGTGCCCGCCCAGCAGGGCGCGGACCTGTGGACGGTGGCCGAGGTCTCCGCGCCGTGCGGAACAGTTCCCGAGCTCGAAGATGAGGTCGAGGTGTCCCTCGACGAGCCTGGACCGTGCCCGGTCCGCGACCCTTACAAAGTCACCCTCGATTTCCTGATCGCTGAAGTCAGCTTCAACTGCGAGAAGGTCGCCATTCAGATCGAAGGCCCAGGCGTGGTCCTGGCCGATACCTTCGGAGAGGTCGAGTACGCGTTCCAGGGCAAGATCACCGTGTTTGCCGGCGTGAAGGCTGGGCTGGGTGTGGGCGCCTTCAAAGTAGGCCCGGGGGCCAAGGCAGGCTGCTACGTCGCCGTCAACACTTCAGGGGAGATTGTCGATGTTGGGGCCAAGGCGTCCGTATCAGTTGGGGGGACAGTGGGTTCCTACGGCCTGGAGGTCGAACAGGAATACCCCATCAGTTTCATCGCGGAGTGA
- a CDS encoding AAA family ATPase → MLLGMPTVTHTDGTVIPLDRKTAGVLAVLACTGRSSRSRLAGLLWPDSRESLARNSLVQLMRRWRRTVGENLVEGGDTVSLTGAVSVDATEVFDAYLAGQDEALGALQGALLEPYAYSDLPEFDEWLRGERDRWHEARRGALTRLCDRDTDRAAYNDALGWAERLLALTPASEEAFLRVMKLQYLLGDRDRALATYHRCEAALRREHHVAPLPATLALARLVQESRTISRPAPPPIPAMPPAVRCPPVLVGREREWALMNDAWSRGLSIVVSGEPGIGKTRLMREFIASKGAWFHLDGRPGDTTVPYGTYARVWRALLRARPDIDLPGWAREQLALFLPELSPAQTPDAATPDQEGLAHAMDELALRACQGMAGVVADDIQYYDAASMELSSAIAVRYAPFTVQGGIVPLLTAHRKGELPAYVEASLRRLVAVGHGIWIDLQPLDDTAVTRVLASLDLPLSGGDVARLTRSSNGNPLFLLEAVKHLIEHAPGGPAPALPEKVHGVIGERLRRLSPKALLLAQAACVLQTDVDLDLVTTMLDAPLLDMLPAWQELEGAQILQQGRFSHDLVYESVRAGMSKSVRQALHRRAARALEREGEEPARIARHWTEGGDARRAVPALQAAARSAVAAQRYAEAAEALEQAAATLEATGEPHQAFDIRRTLAAEVLWPGGAHARLAACLHRLAQTARTPELHASVERLKNELTSTLA, encoded by the coding sequence GTGCTTCTCGGTATGCCGACGGTGACCCACACCGACGGAACGGTCATTCCTCTGGACCGCAAAACCGCCGGCGTCTTGGCTGTGCTGGCCTGCACCGGCCGCAGCTCTCGTTCGAGGCTCGCAGGGCTCCTGTGGCCTGATTCGCGAGAGAGCCTGGCGAGGAACAGCTTGGTGCAGTTGATGCGCCGCTGGCGCCGCACGGTGGGCGAGAACCTGGTCGAGGGCGGCGACACCGTTTCTCTGACGGGCGCAGTGTCGGTCGACGCCACCGAAGTGTTCGACGCATACCTGGCCGGCCAGGACGAGGCGCTCGGCGCCCTTCAGGGCGCATTGCTGGAGCCGTACGCTTACAGCGATCTGCCGGAGTTCGACGAGTGGCTGCGTGGCGAACGGGACCGCTGGCATGAAGCGCGCCGCGGCGCGCTCACCCGGTTGTGCGACCGCGACACCGACCGGGCGGCGTACAACGACGCTCTCGGGTGGGCCGAGCGACTGCTGGCCCTCACGCCTGCGTCAGAGGAGGCCTTCCTGCGGGTGATGAAACTGCAGTACCTGCTGGGTGACCGTGACCGGGCGCTCGCGACCTACCACCGCTGCGAGGCCGCCCTCCGCCGCGAGCATCACGTCGCCCCTCTGCCTGCCACGCTGGCGCTCGCGCGCCTCGTCCAGGAGAGCCGCACCATCAGCCGTCCCGCGCCGCCTCCAATCCCCGCGATGCCGCCAGCCGTGCGGTGCCCACCGGTCCTGGTGGGACGTGAACGCGAGTGGGCGCTGATGAACGACGCCTGGTCACGTGGCCTGAGCATTGTCGTGTCGGGGGAGCCGGGCATCGGCAAAACCCGCCTGATGCGCGAATTCATCGCGAGCAAAGGCGCCTGGTTCCACCTGGACGGCCGGCCCGGCGACACCACCGTGCCGTATGGCACGTACGCCCGGGTGTGGCGCGCGCTGTTGCGCGCCCGGCCGGACATTGACCTGCCCGGATGGGCCCGCGAGCAGCTCGCGCTGTTCCTCCCGGAACTGAGCCCCGCCCAGACGCCCGACGCCGCCACGCCTGATCAGGAAGGCCTCGCCCACGCGATGGACGAACTGGCGCTGCGTGCCTGCCAGGGCATGGCCGGCGTCGTCGCCGACGACATCCAGTACTACGACGCGGCGAGCATGGAGCTCAGTTCCGCCATCGCCGTGCGCTACGCGCCGTTCACCGTGCAGGGCGGCATCGTCCCACTCCTTACCGCGCACCGGAAGGGGGAGCTGCCAGCGTACGTCGAAGCGTCGCTGCGCAGGCTGGTCGCGGTGGGCCACGGCATCTGGATTGACCTTCAGCCCCTCGACGACACGGCGGTCACGCGGGTTCTGGCCAGCCTGGACCTGCCCCTCTCTGGTGGGGACGTCGCCCGCCTCACGCGCTCCAGCAACGGCAATCCCCTGTTTCTCCTCGAGGCGGTCAAACACCTGATCGAGCACGCGCCCGGTGGGCCGGCGCCCGCTTTGCCGGAGAAAGTGCATGGGGTCATCGGGGAGCGCCTGCGGCGGTTGTCTCCGAAAGCACTGCTGCTGGCCCAGGCCGCGTGCGTGCTGCAAACCGACGTCGACCTCGACCTGGTCACCACCATGCTCGACGCGCCTCTGCTGGACATGCTGCCCGCCTGGCAGGAGCTGGAGGGCGCGCAGATTCTCCAGCAGGGCCGGTTCAGCCACGACCTCGTGTACGAAAGCGTCCGCGCAGGGATGTCGAAGAGCGTCCGGCAGGCGCTGCACCGCCGCGCCGCCCGGGCACTGGAACGTGAGGGCGAGGAGCCCGCCCGCATCGCGCGGCACTGGACTGAGGGAGGCGACGCCCGCCGGGCCGTGCCGGCGCTGCAGGCGGCGGCCCGCTCGGCGGTCGCCGCGCAGCGTTACGCCGAAGCGGCCGAGGCCCTCGAACAGGCGGCGGCGACCCTCGAGGCCACTGGCGAACCGCACCAGGCCTTCGACATCCGGCGTACCCTGGCTGCCGAGGTGCTCTGGCCGGGCGGCGCCCACGCCCGCCTGGCGGCGTGTCTGCACCGTCTGGCACAAACCGCGCGCACGCCCGAGCTGCACGCCTCAGTGGAGCGTCTCAAGAACGAGTTGACCTCCACCCTGGCCTGA
- a CDS encoding DUF3592 domain-containing protein, translating to MIRILASWPLERVVGLGILSVTLMFALGLGGLAHLGHRTLTWPTTPGTVTDSRLSRSLSGEKERYTAHVESSSAVGGQGYRSQQVTRRSSPPDEAFARRVLARYPKGRPVQVHYAPATPGQAVLEPGTDAFILGALAVATVVLLVGGGVFVSTFRPSSTWPGRRCPGTPSPQGAGGVRPS from the coding sequence ATGATCCGCATCCTCGCGTCGTGGCCGCTGGAACGGGTGGTTGGGCTGGGAATTCTGAGCGTCACGCTGATGTTCGCGCTCGGCCTCGGTGGCCTCGCCCACCTCGGGCACCGGACCTTGACGTGGCCGACCACCCCCGGCACCGTGACGGACAGTCGCCTGTCGCGCAGTCTTTCCGGCGAAAAGGAGCGGTATACCGCCCACGTCGAGTCCAGCTCCGCGGTCGGTGGTCAGGGCTACCGCTCCCAACAGGTAACGCGCCGCTCGTCGCCGCCGGATGAAGCGTTCGCGCGCCGCGTTCTGGCGCGCTACCCGAAGGGCCGCCCGGTTCAGGTGCACTACGCTCCGGCCACTCCGGGGCAGGCGGTGCTGGAACCTGGCACGGACGCCTTCATCCTCGGCGCTCTGGCGGTGGCCACGGTGGTCCTGTTGGTGGGTGGAGGCGTATTCGTCAGCACCTTCCGTCCCTCCTCCACGTGGCCCGGGCGCCGCTGTCCAGGCACACCCAGCCCCCAGGGAGCGGGGGGCGTCCGGCCGTCGTGA